The following proteins are co-located in the Hevea brasiliensis isolate MT/VB/25A 57/8 chromosome 11, ASM3005281v1, whole genome shotgun sequence genome:
- the LOC131170277 gene encoding uncharacterized protein LOC131170277, producing the protein MAFYTKFLKEILSKKKRLEDYETVTLTEKCSAILQNKLPPKLKDLGSFSILCLIGNMNIDKTLCDLGASVSLMPLSICQKLNVGELRPTTISLQLGDRFVKYPVGRPFLATARAIIDVKNGHLTLEVEDEEAEFNLFQVVKQKSEPDECLRVGIIDKLMEEEFQMRYPEDSLEACIVHGHTVENENKEIVAYVEFLKDKRSPYLSTNNATTRLGAAIRDNVQCK; encoded by the exons ATGGCCTTCTATACAAAATTTCTAAAGGAAATCCTTTCCAagaaaaagagattggaggactaTGAGACAGTTACTCTAACTGAAAAATGTAGTGCCATCCTACAGAATAAGTTGCCTCCAAAATTAAAAGATcttggaagcttctccatactatGCTTAATTGGCAATATGAATATTGATAAAACCCTCTGTGACCTTGGAGCCAGTGTGAGCCTAATGCCCTTGTCTATATGTCAAAAGCTAAATGTGGGAGAACTGAGACCAACTACCATCTCCTTGCAATTAGGAGATAGATTTGTCAAATATCCAGTTG gaagacctttcttggcaacTGCTAGAGCaatcatagacgtcaaaaatgggcATCTAACTCTCGAAGTGGAGGATGAAGAGGCGGAATTCAACTTGTTCCAAGTAGTAAAGCAAAAGTCTGAACCTGATGAATGTCTAAGGGTTGGCATCATTGACAAGCTAATGGAGGAAGAATTCCAAATGAGATATCCTGAAGACTCTCTTGAAGCTTGTATAGTGCATGGCCATACAGTGGAGAATGAGAACAAGGAAATTGTAGCATATGTAGAATTTCTTAAG GATAAAAGAAGCCCTTatctcagcaccaataatgcaaccaCTAGATTGGGAGCTGCCATTCGAGATAATGTGCAATGCAAGTGA